A segment of the Tissierellales bacterium genome:
TTGCTATTATTCCATCATGTGAAAATGCATCATCTGGATTTACCTCAGGAACCACAAGTGGTATCTCTTTATCCATTCTCCATGCACTACTATTGTCTACTACTATAACTCCTTTTGACTTTGCAATAGGTGCAAATTTTTTGCTGATTCCCGCTCCAGCAGAAAATAATGCAATATCTATATCTCTATCAAAACTATTTTCATCTAGTGCTTCAACAACTACTTCTCTATCTCCACATCTCACTGTCTGCCCCGCTGATCTCTCCGATGCAAAGGCATATAGATTAGCTATAGGAAATTTTCTTTCAGCCAATACCTTTAAAAATGTTCTACCAACCATTCCTGTTGCTCCAACTAATGCTATATTATATCCTTCCATTTTCTAATATCCTCCTTTGATGTATGTATATAATCCGCTACATATTTTCTGTGACGGTCCTGTCATGTAGACTTCTTTTCCATCTATTTCTATTAAAAGCGTTCCACCTTTTGATTTTACTTCAGCTTTTTTACCATTTTTTGAAAGCACATCTCCTACAACTACTGCTGCACATGCTCCAGTTCCACACGCTAAGGTTATTCCAACTCCTCTTTCCCACGTAAGTATCTCTAAATGCTCCTCATCTACCCAATTCACAAAATTCACATTTGTTTTTTCTGGATATATATCCAAATTTTCAATTGCTGGCCCAAACTGACTTGCATAGCTTTCATCTATTTGGCTTACTTCAACTATTGTATGAGTAGTTCCCATGTACAAACTATTTAATTCTATGTCTTCATCAAATAATATTTGTTTGAATCTTAGTATTTTGTCCATATCGCTCTTTGCAACCTTTGCAGGTATTTCTTTTACATCCCACTTTGGATTTCCCATATATACTCTGCTACTAGATCCATCTGCATTCCTATATTCTAGAGTCAAATTTCCTGCAAGTGTTTTTATATCAACTTCTTGTCCATCTAATCCACTTTGCTTCAAATAGTGACCAAAACATCTTATTCCATTTCCACACATAGGAGCTCTTGATCCATCTGCATTGTAAAATACCATTTCTATATTTGGCTCTCTTCTACAAATAATCATTCCATCAGCGCCTATTCCAAATTTTCTATTGCAAACATTTTGTGCAAGTAGTGAAAAATCCAAATCCACAACTTCACTCTCTTCAAATATTATGAAATCATTGCCAATTCCTTGATACTTGCTAAATCTCAGTTCCATATAGTCCTCCTATAGTTCAAATGTTTTCGCCAAAAGAGTAAGTGCCCTCTGCATATCCTTTTTATAAATAGTGTATGAAATGCTAATCTCTGATGTCGTTACCTGCTCAAAGTGAATCGACTCTCTAGCAAATAAATCAAATATCGAACCAGCTACACCAGAATGGTTTCTCATACCAATTCCAACTACTGATATCTTTGTCAATTCAGAATTTTTCGAAATTTCAACTTGCGTAAAAGATGATTTTATGTCTTTTATAGCTTCATCTACCCTATGATCTTGATCTATTGGACATGTAAAGCTGAGTGATGTTTTCCCATCTTGTGATAAGGTCTGACTTATCATATCTATATTTACTTCATTTTGAGAAAAGGCACTAAATACCTCTGCAATTTGTCCTGGTTCTGCTTCTAGATTTTTTAGAGCTATACTCAGTATATCGTCGCTCACTGAAATCCCTGTGATGACTTGTTCTTCCATTTCTTCAACCTCCCGAATCCACGTTCCTGTAACCTGTCTTTGACTATGAGCTACATATATTGGCACTCCATATTTTTTTCCTATCTCCACGGCTCTAGGTTCCATTACCCCAGCACCTAAACTTGCTAGTTCCATCATCTCTTCATAAGATATCTGTTCTAGTCTCTTTGCATCTTCGTATTTCCTAGGATCAACTCCATATATACCATCAACGTCTGTATATATTTCACATGAAAAACCAAGAGATGCTGCTAAAGCAACCGCTGTGGTATCTGATCCACCTCTTCCAAGTGTTGTTATAGCACCCTCTTCATTCACTCCTTGAAAACCTGCCACTACTACTATTTCTCCTCTTGATAGTGCCTCACAAATCTTTGATGCGTTCACTCCGGTTATCTTGTTTGCTGTGTGACGACCCTCTGTTATTATGCCTGCCTGTGCACCTGTAAATGATGTAGCTGGCTGACCTTCTGCTCTAAGAGCCATTGTAAGTAGTGCTATAGTTTGCTGCTCTCCTGTAGAAAGTAATACATCTAATTCTCTATCATCTGGTCTATGCGAGACACTTTTTGCCATTTTTATCAATTTATCTGTAGTCTTTCCCATAGCTGAAACCACTACTACTAAATCTTCGCCCTCAGCCTTTTTCGCCAAAAGTCTTTGAGCTATAGCTTTTATTTTATCTATGTCTCCAACAGATGTTCCACCATATTTTTGTACTATCCCCATTTAGTTTCACTCCTCAAATTCCTGATCTAATCTAGTCAAATCCTCATAGCTCTCTCTTTTAACCAATAGCTGTGATTTGCCATTTTTTATACCTACTACTGCTGGTATACCATGTCTATTGTATCTGCTAGCCATACTGTAGTTATACGCTCCTGTTCCAAATACAGCTAATATATCGCCTCTTTCTGCTCGTGCAAATCTGCCATCTTTTATAAGTATGTCTCCAGATTCACAGCATTTTCCGGCTACAGTTACTATGTCACTTGCTTCTTCATTTGCTCTATTTGCTATAATACCTTCGTATACTGCTTGATAAAGTGCTGGTCTTGGATTATCCGTCATTCCGCCATCTACAAATACGTATTTCTTGCCACCATATGTTTTCTTTGTGCCACCAACTGTGTATAGTGTAGTTCCAGCATTTGCAACTAAGCTTCTACCAGGTTCTATCATAAGTACTTCTAGATTGAGTCCTTTTTCTTCTATTGTTCTTTCTACACTCTCAACCATTCGAGGAATAGTTGTTTCAATTTCTAGTGGCTTATCACCCTCTGCGTAGTAAATTCCAAATCCTCCACCTAAATTTAAGTGAGTTGCTTCGAATCCGGTTTTCAATCTAACTTCACATACATATTCAATCATGGCCTCAGCCGCTTTTTCAAATGATGTGCCCTCAAAAATCTGAGAACCTATATGACAATGAAATCCTCTCAAGTTTACAAAATCATCATTAGACATTGACTCTATCAATTTCATAGTAGATTCTGCAAATATACTCTCTCCAAATTTTGAATCGTGTTTTGCAGTTTGTATATATTCATGTGTATGTGCATCAATTCCAGGATTTACTCTAAGTAGTACGTTTACTCTCTGTCCTCTTCTTCTAGCTATAACTTTAAGTCTCTCGTATTCTAAGCTATTATCAACAACTATCAAACCAACGCCCGCCTCTAGTGCTTCTATCAACTCTCTATCAGTTTTATTGTTTCCGTGAAAACAGATTCTTTCTCTTGGAAAATCAGCTTGTAGTGCTGTGTACAATTCTCCTCCTGATACCACATCGAGGCTCATACCTCTGTTTTTTAAAAATTGACATATCCCCTTACACAAAAATGACTTCGATGCATATAGAACCCTCGTTTCAAATTTTTCAGATGAAAATGCAGTCTTAAATTTATTAATTTGCATTTCCACATAATCTAAATCCAAAACATAAAGTGGTGTACCATATGTTTCTGCTAATGCAACGCTATCCATTTCACCTATCTCTAAATGACCTATAGAATTTATCTTTCGTTCCATATTTGTCTACACGCCCTTCTATTTCTTATTTGTTTTATATTACCCATTTTTGATTAGCTCTATTTTTGTATACAAAAAACCACCATGCGCAAAAACGCACAGTGGTTGAAATGTTTAAAATAAATATGATTTTACTAAATCAAAACACATTCTCTCACTTGGTCTTTACCCCATGCACTACAGCACTCCGATAAAGCAATGGGCCTCACTCTATCGACAGTACTATATTTATTCAATATAGCCCCAAGAACTCTATTTGAGTTCTTTCGGCGGATCACCCTTTCGATGTCTCTACTCATCTACTATTGATCTCCGCACCTCTATAATGCACTGATTATCCATATGTATTCAATTGATGATTTTGCTGTTCGGCAAAACCTCTTTGAATTGTTTTCTATATTATCAGTCTTGTATAAATTTGTCAACTATAATTTACAACTTTATTTAAAGTTCTTAATATTTTACTTTGACATATATATTCAATTTGTCTATAATATTAGAAAATTGAATGAAATTCACACACTACATTCACGACTAGGAGGTTTTACTATGTCAATGTCCGAGTTAATAAACAATTTTAGAGAAGAATTACACCAAATTCCAGAACTCGAATTAGATTTACCACTAACTCAATCATATATATTAGATAAATTAATTTCTTTTGGCTATGAACCATTTGCTATTGCTAAATCTGGTGTTATAGCTTTTAAGAAAGGAAAAATCGGCAAAAAAACTTATGCATTTAGAGCTGATATGGATGCTCTACCACTTACCGAAACAAATGAAATATCTTTCAAATCTAAGCACTCTGGTTGTATGCATGCATGTGGTCACGATGGTCACATGGCTATACTTCTTGGACTCTCTAAGTATGTATCTGATTTAGATATCAAAGAAAATATATTATTTATATTTCAGCCTGGAGAAGAATCTCCTGGTGGCGCTGAAATTATAGTCAAATCTGGATTATTCGATAAATATCCAGTAGATGCTTTTTTTGGTTTGCATTTATTTCCAGATGTAGCTGAAGGTAAAATAGCTATAAAATCTGGTCCTCAAATGGCACAATGCGGCGAACTAGATGTTGAAATTATAGGAAAATCTGGACATGGAGCTATGCCTCAATCTGGGCATGATGCATTATTAACTGCCTCTGAATTGATTAAATCCTATCCTGAAATAGTATCTAAAAAGCTTTCGCCTCTAGATCCTGCTGTAATACATGTCGGTATGATAAGCGGAGGGTCTGCACGAAATGCAATTGCTGACAATGTTTCTTTTCATGGAACTGTAAGAACATTCTCGAAAGAAGTTTTTGCTACTATCCAAGGCGAAATAAAATCATTACATGAATCCATGGAAATAAGATCAAATACGAAAATAAATTGGAGTCTAGAACCTATGTATCCTCCTGTAATAAATGACCATACTTTAGCGAATATGCTTATAGAGCTATTAGATGAATCCATTTATGTGGATTCTAGACCTCGTATGACTGCTGAAGATTTTTCTTTTTATGGTGATGTAGCTCCTAGCCTTTTCGTTTTAGTTGGTACAAAAAACGAGGCCCTAAATTTGACAGCGCCTCTTCATAATCCTAAATTTAATTTCACCTCAAAAGCTCTTATAACGGGTTTTAACGCATTTAAAGCCTTAGTAGATCATCTTGCTTTATAATTTTTCCATAAGTTCTACACGCTCTCCACTAGGTCCTTCGACAAAAAATATACTGCTTCCAAGAGCCTCTATTGGCTCTTTTAATAAAAATTTTATTTCAAATGCTTTGAGTTTTTCCAAACATTTAGTTAAATCGTCAACCCAAAAAGCAATGTGATCTATAGGTCCCGTTGCTTTTTTTTCATAAAGACTTGTCCTAGACTCAAGCAATTCTATTACTCCTTCGCCTGCTTTAATCAATGAAAAATAATATTTTTCGTTTGCTGTATCTTCAATATGCTCCAAACCCAAAATATCGATATAAAAACGTTTAGACTCCTCTAAATTCTCAACTTTTAGCGAAGTATGTGCCATTGTTATACCCATTCACTTCACTCCTTCCCCTTCTAATATACCCATGCCTACTAGATTTATCGTCTATATTAGAAAAAAGTTGAAGTCCAATTCGTGAAAAAGTTAATTTTTGACTGTTTCTCCCATGATTTCTGTACAAATCATACCTGAAAATATAAGTACCGCACCAATAATTGCCATAGTTGACATAGTTTCATGCCAAATTACTACTCCAAAAAATCCAGCAAATATAGGCTCTGTTGAATAAATAAGAGCAGTTTTTGATGCAGATATATATCGCTGCAGTATATTCTGTGCAATATATGCTCCCGAAGTACACACTATAGCCAAAATACTAAGTCCTACCCAGCTTGATGTTTCTTTTGGAAACTCTATGCCACCACTAAGTGCACTTATTATTAGACTCATAGCTGCTACAATTCCTAATTGAAGCACTGCAAAATTTATAGAATTTACCTTTTTTGTATGATGCTCTACCAATATCATATATATTGCAAAGCTTACAGCTCCTATAAGTGCCGCTAAGTCCCCTAATTGCAGTTTAAAACTCATTCCTTCTATTGTCATCATGGCAAGTCCCATACACGCTAGAATTGCGCCAAGCCATACACTTTTACTGAGTTTTTCCTTAAATATCATACTTGAAAATATAGGTACTAATACTACACTAAGTCCTGTTATAAATGCTACTTTTGATGCACTCGAATAATCAACTCCTATTGTTTGAAATGCAAAACTTAAAAATAATACACTTCCTGCCAATATACTTGATTTTATAGTCTTCATGTCTAATGATTTCATACTCTTAAAAAATATTACTCCTGAGCACAAAAATGCTAACAAAAATCTAAGCCCTAAAAAATTAAATATAGACAATTCCCTAAGTACATCCTTTGTTAACAAGAAAGAAAGACCCCAAGATGCTGTAAAAAATAATAATATAATTTCGTATAGTTTATTTTTCATTTCTTCACCTCCCACTATTAAATTATATTAC
Coding sequences within it:
- a CDS encoding aspartate kinase, with product MGIVQKYGGTSVGDIDKIKAIAQRLLAKKAEGEDLVVVVSAMGKTTDKLIKMAKSVSHRPDDRELDVLLSTGEQQTIALLTMALRAEGQPATSFTGAQAGIITEGRHTANKITGVNASKICEALSRGEIVVVAGFQGVNEEGAITTLGRGGSDTTAVALAASLGFSCEIYTDVDGIYGVDPRKYEDAKRLEQISYEEMMELASLGAGVMEPRAVEIGKKYGVPIYVAHSQRQVTGTWIREVEEMEEQVITGISVSDDILSIALKNLEAEPGQIAEVFSAFSQNEVNIDMISQTLSQDGKTSLSFTCPIDQDHRVDEAIKDIKSSFTQVEISKNSELTKISVVGIGMRNHSGVAGSIFDLFARESIHFEQVTTSEISISYTIYKKDMQRALTLLAKTFEL
- the lysA gene encoding diaminopimelate decarboxylase; amino-acid sequence: MERKINSIGHLEIGEMDSVALAETYGTPLYVLDLDYVEMQINKFKTAFSSEKFETRVLYASKSFLCKGICQFLKNRGMSLDVVSGGELYTALQADFPRERICFHGNNKTDRELIEALEAGVGLIVVDNSLEYERLKVIARRRGQRVNVLLRVNPGIDAHTHEYIQTAKHDSKFGESIFAESTMKLIESMSNDDFVNLRGFHCHIGSQIFEGTSFEKAAEAMIEYVCEVRLKTGFEATHLNLGGGFGIYYAEGDKPLEIETTIPRMVESVERTIEEKGLNLEVLMIEPGRSLVANAGTTLYTVGGTKKTYGGKKYVFVDGGMTDNPRPALYQAVYEGIIANRANEEASDIVTVAGKCCESGDILIKDGRFARAERGDILAVFGTGAYNYSMASRYNRHGIPAVVGIKNGKSQLLVKRESYEDLTRLDQEFEE
- the dapF gene encoding diaminopimelate epimerase; protein product: MELRFSKYQGIGNDFIIFEESEVVDLDFSLLAQNVCNRKFGIGADGMIICRREPNIEMVFYNADGSRAPMCGNGIRCFGHYLKQSGLDGQEVDIKTLAGNLTLEYRNADGSSSRVYMGNPKWDVKEIPAKVAKSDMDKILRFKQILFDEDIELNSLYMGTTHTIVEVSQIDESYASQFGPAIENLDIYPEKTNVNFVNWVDEEHLEILTWERGVGITLACGTGACAAVVVGDVLSKNGKKAEVKSKGGTLLIEIDGKEVYMTGPSQKICSGLYTYIKGGY
- a CDS encoding M20 family metallopeptidase → MSMSELINNFREELHQIPELELDLPLTQSYILDKLISFGYEPFAIAKSGVIAFKKGKIGKKTYAFRADMDALPLTETNEISFKSKHSGCMHACGHDGHMAILLGLSKYVSDLDIKENILFIFQPGEESPGGAEIIVKSGLFDKYPVDAFFGLHLFPDVAEGKIAIKSGPQMAQCGELDVEIIGKSGHGAMPQSGHDALLTASELIKSYPEIVSKKLSPLDPAVIHVGMISGGSARNAIADNVSFHGTVRTFSKEVFATIQGEIKSLHESMEIRSNTKINWSLEPMYPPVINDHTLANMLIELLDESIYVDSRPRMTAEDFSFYGDVAPSLFVLVGTKNEALNLTAPLHNPKFNFTSKALITGFNAFKALVDHLAL
- a CDS encoding VOC family protein, with the protein product MGITMAHTSLKVENLEESKRFYIDILGLEHIEDTANEKYYFSLIKAGEGVIELLESRTSLYEKKATGPIDHIAFWVDDLTKCLEKLKAFEIKFLLKEPIEALGSSIFFVEGPSGERVELMEKL
- a CDS encoding DMT family transporter; the protein is MKNKLYEIILLFFTASWGLSFLLTKDVLRELSIFNFLGLRFLLAFLCSGVIFFKSMKSLDMKTIKSSILAGSVLFLSFAFQTIGVDYSSASKVAFITGLSVVLVPIFSSMIFKEKLSKSVWLGAILACMGLAMMTIEGMSFKLQLGDLAALIGAVSFAIYMILVEHHTKKVNSINFAVLQLGIVAAMSLIISALSGGIEFPKETSSWVGLSILAIVCTSGAYIAQNILQRYISASKTALIYSTEPIFAGFFGVVIWHETMSTMAIIGAVLIFSGMICTEIMGETVKN